In Woeseia oceani, one DNA window encodes the following:
- a CDS encoding FadR/GntR family transcriptional regulator, with product MAANLGAFRPSRGMTLSSQIVAQIRDALFAGDLKTGDVLGSEADLAKLFGVSRMSVRDALRSLEAMGIVDIRMGAKGGATIAAGSGDRFADSLAIQLKLIGVTREEILQARAGIESMTVAMATMRGTADDIDRIRQVLVEAEKHLDNPEKSAILGEEFHMAIAQATRNEVLIGQLRAMREVLMPPAQWPDHDQAQKMLDVHLELFRFIESGDAAAARDAMVEHVKHWITA from the coding sequence TTGGCAGCTAATCTCGGCGCTTTTCGACCGTCGCGCGGCATGACTTTGTCGAGCCAGATCGTAGCGCAAATCAGGGACGCCCTGTTCGCAGGGGATCTCAAGACTGGCGACGTGCTTGGCTCTGAAGCCGATCTCGCGAAGCTCTTCGGTGTCAGCCGCATGAGTGTACGCGATGCACTGCGCAGTCTGGAAGCGATGGGCATCGTTGATATCCGGATGGGCGCCAAAGGCGGCGCGACTATCGCGGCGGGCAGTGGCGATCGTTTTGCGGACTCGCTTGCGATTCAGCTGAAACTAATCGGCGTTACGCGCGAGGAAATCCTTCAGGCGCGTGCGGGAATCGAAAGCATGACGGTGGCTATGGCGACGATGCGTGGAACTGCCGACGACATCGACCGCATTCGCCAGGTGCTCGTCGAGGCTGAAAAGCACCTCGACAACCCGGAAAAATCCGCGATCCTTGGTGAGGAATTCCATATGGCCATTGCGCAGGCGACGCGCAACGAAGTGCTGATCGGGCAATTGCGCGCGATGCGTGAAGTTTTGATGCCGCCGGCACAATGGCCTGATCACGATCAGGCGCAAAAAATGCTCGATGTACATCTGGAACTGTTTCGTTTCATCGAGTCCGGCGATGCGGCAGCGGCGCGCGACGCAATGGTTGAACACGTCAAGCACTGGATTACCGCTTAG
- a CDS encoding thioredoxin family protein: MARTESRMLPLGTTAPDFTLTDPYGDLHTLPAADEKQATVIMFICNHCPFVKHVRGALVALAADYMPLGVAVLAINSNDADTYPDDSPENMRKEAERQGYPFPYLVDDDQSVAKAYEATCTPDFFVFDSALTLRYRGQLDDSRPGNGKSNDGHDIRSALDAVLAGAPVSTVQTPSIGCNIKWKPGNAPDWAT, translated from the coding sequence ATGGCCAGAACCGAATCACGCATGCTGCCACTCGGTACGACCGCTCCGGACTTCACCTTGACCGATCCGTACGGTGACTTGCACACGCTGCCGGCCGCGGATGAAAAGCAGGCCACCGTCATCATGTTTATCTGCAATCATTGTCCGTTTGTGAAGCACGTACGTGGCGCTCTGGTTGCTCTGGCGGCGGACTACATGCCACTGGGCGTTGCTGTTCTCGCCATCAACAGCAACGATGCCGACACATACCCGGATGACAGCCCCGAGAACATGCGCAAAGAGGCGGAACGCCAGGGGTATCCGTTTCCTTATTTGGTGGACGACGATCAGTCCGTGGCGAAAGCCTATGAAGCCACCTGCACGCCGGATTTTTTTGTCTTCGATTCGGCACTGACGCTGCGCTACCGCGGCCAGCTTGACGACAGTCGGCCGGGCAACGGCAAATCGAATGATGGACACGATATCCGATCAGCGCTGGACGCCGTACTGGCCGGCGCTCCTGTGTCGACGGTGCAGACACCCAGCATCGGATGCAATATCAAATGGAAGCCCGGTAACGCGCCCGACTGGGCGACCTGA
- a CDS encoding MFS transporter, whose product MNASALSNRNYLIYFLGNTLSLHGSWVYRVALGWLAWQLTGSEFWVGVIAFTQFAPTVLFGPIFGVLADRFDRRAASILINTLSILNMLLFALLTAMGNTDIYVLTVLAMMQGILDGAHTPVRMALVPNLVTNEQLQSALATNSISFNLSRFIGPAIAGILIATLGVAAAFAFNGISYIAILVSLLIVRLRPSTQTNKVRNDVWHELKDGIRYVARHRQIRALLAVIAAGSVLGRGPLELLPAFADAVFNRGSVGLAILTSAIGGGAIIAGLILARGAAWLRIEVVAAGIFVAGFLLMLLGSSDQFWLSTAVVAALGCTLSLCGVGSQILLQTIVKDSVRGRVSSLWGMVAFGGVALGGLVIGSLSSAFGLREVTFIAGGLCSLFVLAIMLRRRKLMQSRLRELATRRLEREN is encoded by the coding sequence ATGAATGCCTCCGCCCTAAGCAATCGCAACTACCTCATTTATTTCCTTGGCAACACACTGTCTTTGCACGGGTCGTGGGTCTACCGTGTTGCCCTCGGCTGGCTGGCATGGCAGCTGACCGGTTCCGAGTTCTGGGTCGGGGTCATTGCCTTCACCCAGTTCGCGCCCACCGTGTTGTTCGGACCAATCTTCGGTGTGCTCGCAGACCGCTTCGATCGACGCGCCGCATCCATACTGATCAACACGCTCAGCATCCTGAACATGTTGCTGTTTGCTTTGTTAACGGCGATGGGCAACACCGACATTTACGTACTCACCGTACTCGCCATGATGCAAGGCATACTGGATGGTGCGCACACACCGGTGCGAATGGCGCTGGTGCCCAACCTCGTTACGAACGAACAACTGCAAAGTGCATTGGCAACGAATTCCATCTCGTTTAATTTGTCGCGGTTCATCGGCCCCGCGATCGCCGGCATTCTGATCGCTACGCTCGGTGTCGCTGCCGCGTTTGCATTCAACGGAATATCCTACATCGCCATTCTGGTGTCGTTGCTGATCGTCCGCTTGCGCCCATCGACGCAGACAAACAAAGTGCGCAATGATGTCTGGCACGAACTCAAGGACGGCATTCGCTATGTTGCGCGACACCGGCAGATTCGGGCGCTGCTAGCCGTTATCGCGGCAGGCTCGGTGCTTGGTCGCGGCCCTCTCGAACTATTGCCGGCCTTCGCCGATGCGGTATTCAACCGCGGCAGTGTCGGCCTCGCCATACTGACCTCTGCCATCGGCGGTGGAGCAATAATTGCCGGTCTGATACTGGCAAGGGGTGCCGCGTGGCTACGCATCGAGGTCGTCGCAGCCGGCATTTTCGTCGCCGGTTTCTTGCTGATGCTGCTCGGCAGCAGTGATCAGTTCTGGCTGAGTACCGCCGTTGTCGCCGCGCTGGGCTGCACCTTGTCGTTGTGTGGCGTTGGTTCGCAGATACTGCTCCAGACCATCGTCAAAGACAGCGTTCGCGGTCGTGTCAGCAGCCTGTGGGGAATGGTTGCATTCGGCGGTGTTGCGCTTGGCGGCCTCGTCATCGGCAGCCTCTCCAGCGCATTCGGTTTGCGCGAAGTGACGTTCATCGCGGGTGGCCTGTGCAGCTTGTTCGTTTTGGCCATCATGTTGCGGCGCCGCAAGCTCATGCAATCCCGTTTACGCGAACTTGCCACCCGCAGACTGGAAAGAGAGAACTAG
- a CDS encoding MarR family winged helix-turn-helix transcriptional regulator codes for MKKDMVDDLLQQWANERPGLDASALGVVVRIQLLGKLLGSRANLALKQHDLKHWEYDVLSVLRRQGEPFAMPATDIARAAQLTSGAMTTRIDGLEQRKLVRRKQSKNDGRSVIVKLSAKGRRLIDRAMQTRFDDALTVMQNFKPKEQHKLAEQLRSLLLDHQD; via the coding sequence ATGAAAAAAGATATGGTCGACGATTTACTGCAACAATGGGCCAATGAGCGACCAGGCCTGGACGCTTCCGCACTTGGTGTCGTGGTCCGGATCCAGCTGCTCGGCAAACTGCTTGGCAGCCGCGCCAACCTCGCCCTCAAACAACACGACCTCAAACACTGGGAGTACGACGTGCTGTCCGTCTTGCGCCGGCAGGGCGAGCCGTTCGCGATGCCCGCCACCGACATTGCCCGCGCCGCGCAGCTGACGAGCGGCGCCATGACTACCCGTATCGACGGCCTGGAACAACGCAAGCTGGTGCGTCGCAAGCAAAGCAAGAACGACGGGCGTTCGGTCATAGTCAAGTTGAGTGCTAAAGGCCGCCGCCTCATCGACCGCGCCATGCAAACCCGCTTTGACGATGCGCTTACCGTCATGCAGAACTTCAAACCGAAAGAACAACACAAACTGGCAGAGCAGCTCCGGAGTTTACTGCTGGACCATCAGGACTAG